The Kaistia defluvii genome has a segment encoding these proteins:
- a CDS encoding Lrp/AsnC family transcriptional regulator, whose amino-acid sequence MDEIDRKISNLLAEDARRSLADIGAVVGLSASAVNERIRRLAASGAIRKFTVDADPAAFGRPVLAFVWVALAAEADEAAFRAYARSQPTIAECHHVTGPWSYLVKVHVGSLADLEAFLSELKAARFIARSETVIALSSVVDGPFDPTEVPRD is encoded by the coding sequence ATGGATGAAATAGACCGCAAAATATCAAATCTCCTCGCCGAAGACGCGCGCCGCTCGCTCGCCGATATCGGCGCCGTCGTGGGACTGTCGGCTTCCGCCGTGAATGAGCGGATCCGGCGCCTCGCGGCCAGCGGCGCGATCCGCAAGTTCACGGTCGACGCCGACCCCGCCGCCTTCGGCCGGCCTGTCCTGGCCTTTGTGTGGGTCGCGCTGGCCGCCGAGGCCGACGAGGCGGCGTTCCGGGCCTATGCCCGGTCGCAGCCGACGATTGCCGAATGCCACCATGTGACGGGACCCTGGTCCTATCTCGTGAAGGTGCATGTCGGCTCGCTCGCCGATCTCGAGGCCTTTCTTTCGGAGCTGAAGGCCGCCCGGTTCATCGCGCGCAGCGAAACGGTGATTGCGCTGTCCTCCGTCGTCGATGGACCTTTCGACCCGACGGAGGTCCCGCGTGATTGA
- a CDS encoding LysE family translocator, which yields MDLALFGKSLLLGLAVAAPLGPIGALCISRTLERGFWAGMAGGLGTALADGFYASLAALGFAAFSAILSEISGPMRLVGGLFLIWLGWKSLQSKSSPGVASVGARDLLGTSVATFALTLANPMTILSFAAMFAGLGLAEEGVDALTVVVGVFLGSLAWWIVLSGSVALAHRRLPEGFARWVRWASGAVLIAFGLMALGSLLLERFQQA from the coding sequence ATTGATCTCGCGCTGTTCGGCAAAAGCCTGCTGCTCGGTCTCGCGGTCGCCGCCCCGCTCGGCCCTATTGGCGCGCTCTGCATCAGCCGCACGCTCGAACGGGGCTTTTGGGCCGGCATGGCCGGCGGGCTCGGCACCGCGCTCGCCGATGGCTTCTATGCGAGCCTGGCGGCGCTCGGCTTTGCCGCTTTTTCCGCTATTTTGAGCGAGATCAGCGGCCCGATGCGCCTGGTCGGCGGCTTGTTTCTGATCTGGCTCGGCTGGAAGAGCCTGCAATCGAAATCGTCCCCGGGCGTTGCCAGTGTCGGGGCGAGGGATCTCCTCGGCACCTCGGTGGCGACCTTCGCGCTGACCCTCGCCAATCCGATGACGATCCTCTCCTTCGCAGCGATGTTCGCCGGGCTCGGCCTGGCGGAGGAAGGAGTGGACGCGCTGACCGTTGTGGTGGGCGTGTTTCTGGGCTCTCTCGCCTGGTGGATCGTGCTGAGTGGCTCGGTGGCACTCGCGCACCGGCGTCTGCCGGAAGGCTTCGCGCGCTGGGTCCGCTGGGCCTCCGGCGCGGTCCTCATCGCCTTCGGCCTGATGGCGCTGGGGAGCCTTCTCCTCGAGCGATTCCAGCAAGCCTAA
- the ccoN gene encoding cytochrome-c oxidase, cbb3-type subunit I, which produces MVAGLSRGDRQVALAISILVALCGLALAAIGRGDPIGTHGFVILLYALGVSFFVIAGYYGPEPDSSRLSRYYDDPTKVGIVLAMAWAVFGLAFGVWVAALLAWPDLTFNAAWASFGRIRPVHTTSVIFGFGGNALIATSFHVLQRTTRARLPDQISPWFVLLGYNLFCVIAVSGYFIGITQSKEYAEPEWYADIWLVIVWVVYFLIYIRTLQRRKEPHIYVANWYYMAFILVVAVLHIVNNLAVPVSLGHAKSYSLFSGVQDAMTQWWYGHNAVAFFLTAGFLGMMYYYLPKRAGRPIFSYRLSIISFWGITFMYMWAGSHHLHYTALPQWVQTLGMTFSIVLLVPSWASAGNALATLNGAWHKVRDDATLRFMMVAAVFYGLSTFEGSFMAIRAVNSLSHYTDWTIGHVHAGALGWVAMISFGSIYALVPWMWKRERMYSPRLIEWHFWLALAGTVVYVFAMWNSGIIQGLMWRTYNESGTLAYSFVDSLVAMHPYYIARAFGGLLFLIGAILGSYNIWMTIRQPGTALAAKAGEADEPHLATQPALQAGE; this is translated from the coding sequence ATGGTTGCGGGACTAAGCAGGGGCGATCGGCAGGTCGCACTCGCGATCTCGATTCTGGTCGCGCTTTGCGGCTTGGCGCTCGCCGCCATCGGCCGCGGCGATCCGATCGGGACCCATGGTTTCGTCATTCTGCTCTACGCCCTCGGCGTGAGCTTCTTCGTAATCGCCGGCTATTATGGGCCCGAGCCGGACAGCTCGCGGCTCTCGCGCTATTATGACGACCCGACCAAGGTCGGCATCGTGCTAGCCATGGCCTGGGCCGTGTTCGGCCTCGCCTTTGGCGTGTGGGTCGCGGCGCTGCTGGCCTGGCCGGACCTGACCTTTAACGCCGCCTGGGCAAGCTTCGGCCGCATCCGCCCGGTGCACACGACCAGCGTCATCTTCGGCTTTGGCGGCAACGCGCTGATCGCGACGTCCTTCCACGTGCTCCAGCGCACGACGCGGGCGCGCCTGCCGGACCAGATCAGCCCGTGGTTCGTGCTGCTCGGCTACAACCTGTTCTGCGTCATCGCGGTCAGCGGCTATTTCATCGGCATCACCCAGTCCAAGGAATATGCCGAACCGGAATGGTATGCCGACATCTGGCTCGTCATCGTCTGGGTCGTGTATTTCCTGATCTACATACGGACCCTGCAGCGGCGCAAGGAACCGCATATCTACGTCGCCAACTGGTACTACATGGCGTTCATCCTGGTCGTGGCGGTGCTGCACATCGTCAACAACCTCGCCGTGCCGGTCTCGTTGGGCCACGCCAAGAGCTATTCGCTGTTCTCCGGCGTGCAGGATGCGATGACCCAGTGGTGGTACGGCCACAATGCGGTGGCGTTCTTCCTGACCGCCGGCTTCCTCGGCATGATGTATTACTACCTCCCGAAACGCGCCGGCCGGCCGATCTTCTCCTACCGGCTGTCGATCATCAGCTTCTGGGGCATCACCTTCATGTATATGTGGGCGGGCTCGCATCACCTGCACTACACGGCCCTGCCGCAATGGGTGCAGACACTTGGCATGACCTTCTCGATCGTGCTGCTGGTGCCGTCCTGGGCCTCCGCCGGCAATGCGCTGGCGACGCTGAACGGCGCCTGGCACAAGGTGCGCGACGACGCCACGCTGCGCTTCATGATGGTCGCCGCCGTCTTCTACGGCCTCTCGACCTTCGAAGGCTCGTTCATGGCGATCCGCGCCGTCAATTCGCTCAGCCATTACACCGACTGGACCATCGGCCATGTCCATGCCGGCGCGCTCGGCTGGGTGGCGATGATCTCCTTCGGCTCGATCTACGCGCTGGTGCCGTGGATGTGGAAGCGCGAGCGCATGTATTCGCCCAGGCTGATCGAGTGGCACTTCTGGTTGGCGTTGGCGGGAACCGTCGTCTACGTCTTCGCGATGTGGAATTCGGGCATCATCCAGGGGCTGATGTGGCGGACCTACAATGAAAGCGGGACGCTCGCCTATTCCTTCGTCGATTCCTTGGTCGCGATGCATCCCTATTACATCGCCCGGGCCTTTGGCGGCCTGCTGTTCCTGATCGGCGCGATCCTCGGCTCCTACAACATCTGGATGACCATCCGTCAGCCCGGGACCGCGCTCGCCGCCAAGGCGGGGGAGGCGGACGAGCCGCACCTTGCGACCCAACCCGCCCTTCAGGCCGGAGAGTAG
- the ccoO gene encoding cytochrome-c oxidase, cbb3-type subunit II, translating into MPSFHRKLERSAIGFVLAIVGVSAIGGFVEIAPLFTIHETVEKAPDMRVYTPLELAGRNIYLREGCYACHSQMIRTLRDEVERYGPYSLAVESQYDHPMLWGSKRTGPDLARIGGKYSDMWQTAHLRNPRDVVPESVMPRYGWLEETTLRTDDLGDHLLAMSRVGVPYTQAMIDNAPADAYGQAAPDTAFATGVGERYGAATNIRAFDGDPSRLTEMDALVAYLQILGKLTDAASTEATLPPTEAPNTEAPKEVPKAEATKADGSPAVARGG; encoded by the coding sequence ATGCCGAGTTTTCATCGCAAGCTCGAACGCAGTGCCATCGGCTTCGTGCTGGCCATCGTCGGCGTGTCGGCGATCGGCGGGTTCGTCGAGATCGCGCCGCTCTTCACCATCCACGAGACGGTCGAGAAGGCGCCGGATATGCGCGTCTACACGCCGCTCGAACTGGCGGGGCGCAACATCTATCTGCGCGAGGGCTGCTATGCCTGCCACTCGCAGATGATCCGCACCCTGCGCGACGAGGTCGAGCGCTACGGTCCTTATTCGCTGGCGGTCGAGTCGCAATACGACCATCCCATGCTCTGGGGCTCGAAGCGCACCGGGCCGGATCTGGCTCGTATCGGCGGCAAGTATTCCGACATGTGGCAGACGGCGCATCTGCGCAATCCGCGCGACGTCGTGCCCGAATCCGTCATGCCGAGATATGGCTGGCTGGAAGAGACGACGCTGCGCACCGACGATCTCGGCGATCACCTGCTGGCGATGAGCCGCGTCGGCGTGCCCTATACACAGGCGATGATCGACAACGCGCCCGCCGACGCCTACGGCCAGGCGGCGCCCGACACGGCCTTCGCGACCGGGGTCGGCGAGCGCTATGGCGCGGCGACGAACATCCGCGCCTTTGACGGCGATCCGTCGCGGCTGACGGAGATGGATGCGCTGGTCGCCTATCTGCAGATCCTGGGCAAGCTGACCGACGCCGCCTCGACCGAGGCCACGCTGCCCCCGACCGAAGCGCCGAACACCGAAGCGCCCAAGGAAGTCCCCAAGGCGGAAGCGACCAAGGCGGATGGATCGCCCGCCGTGGCAAGGGGAGGCTGA
- a CDS encoding cbb3-type cytochrome c oxidase subunit 3, translating to MDFDYQSVVAFSKSWGLFYLIALSIGVLVYTFWPRNKKGFDQAKKSILDKDDKPWN from the coding sequence ATGGACTTCGACTATCAATCCGTCGTCGCCTTCTCCAAGAGCTGGGGCCTGTTCTACCTGATCGCGCTCTCCATCGGCGTGCTGGTCTACACCTTCTGGCCGCGGAACAAGAAGGGCTTCGACCAGGCGAAGAAGAGCATTCTCGACAAGGACGACAAGCCGTGGAACTAG
- the ccoP gene encoding cytochrome-c oxidase, cbb3-type subunit III, which produces MELGKRDPVTGRLTTGHEWNGIEELDSPIPRVVLFFLAAGILFSIVYWVLMPAWPLGWTYTKGLLGIDQRQIVTREVADAATARAGWTDRVASMDYAAIEADAPLMQSVRDTGRTLFVDNCAACHSVDARGGPGFPNLRAKSWLWGGTPEAIAETIRVGINSTHGDTRVSQMLAFGRDGILDRKQVSDVVAYVRSLSGTAPVGQLDPARVAAGKEVFAANCVACHGEAGKGNPEVGAPDLTDAAWIYGADAQSIFSTVHGGRQGHMPHWGERLSPIDMKILALYVHTLEGDAK; this is translated from the coding sequence GTGGAACTAGGCAAGCGCGACCCCGTCACCGGACGGCTGACGACCGGGCACGAGTGGAACGGCATCGAGGAACTCGACTCGCCGATACCGCGCGTCGTTCTGTTCTTCCTCGCCGCCGGCATCCTGTTTTCGATCGTCTACTGGGTCCTGATGCCGGCCTGGCCGCTGGGCTGGACCTATACCAAGGGCTTGCTCGGGATCGACCAGCGCCAGATCGTGACCCGCGAAGTGGCCGATGCCGCCACCGCCCGCGCCGGCTGGACCGACCGCGTCGCGTCGATGGACTATGCCGCGATCGAGGCCGATGCGCCGCTGATGCAGTCGGTCCGCGACACCGGGCGGACGCTGTTCGTCGACAATTGCGCCGCCTGCCACAGCGTCGACGCGCGGGGCGGCCCCGGCTTCCCCAATCTTCGCGCCAAGAGCTGGCTCTGGGGCGGCACGCCGGAAGCGATCGCCGAGACCATCCGCGTCGGCATCAACTCGACCCATGGCGATACGCGCGTATCGCAGATGCTGGCTTTCGGACGCGATGGCATCCTCGATCGCAAGCAGGTGAGCGATGTCGTCGCCTATGTCCGCTCGCTGTCGGGAACGGCTCCGGTGGGACAACTCGATCCCGCCCGCGTCGCGGCGGGCAAGGAGGTCTTCGCCGCCAATTGCGTCGCCTGTCACGGCGAGGCCGGCAAGGGCAATCCCGAGGTGGGCGCGCCTGACCTGACCGATGCCGCCTGGATCTATGGCGCCGACGCCCAGTCGATCTTCAGCACGGTGCATGGCGGGCGGCAGGGACACATGCCGCATTGGGGCGAGCGACTGAGCCCGATCGACATGAAGATCCTGGCG